The genomic segment GTGCTATGGCTGACACAGGCGTGACAAGCGGGCGGTTTGATGAATGCAGGGTAGGTCAAAGCATGTTAGACTCACTTGAAAGTCACTAAGGAGGAATTCTGTGAAACGACTGAAACTGATAGTCTCCCTGTGGGCTACGCTCGCGCTCTTCGGCGGCGCGACGGCGCAAACGAACGTCGAACTCTGGCACGGTCTCGGCGAGCCCTTGGGCGGCATGCTCGAGAGTATCGTCGCGGCCTTCAACGCCTCGCAAGACGACTACGTCGTCACCCCCGCCTACCGAGGCACCTACACTGAAACGCTGGTCGCCGCCATCGCCGCCTCCCGTGCCGGCAACGCTCCCCACATCGTGCAGATGTTCGAGGTGGGCACGGCGACCATGATGGCTGCCGGCGACGCCATCGTGCCTGTTCACCAGCTCATGGAAGACACCAGCGTGGAGTTCGACCCCGACATCTACATCCCGGCCATCCGCGGCTACTACAGTCTGCCCGACGGGAGCATGATGTCGATGCCTTTCAACTCCTCGACCGCCGTCATGTGGTACAACAAGGACGCCTTCCGCGAGGCCGGCCTCGACCCCGAGGACCCGCCCGAGACCTGGGACGAGCTGCGCGAGGCCGCCAGGCAAATTGTCGACAGCGGCACCTCGACCTGCGGTTTCACCACCTCCTGGCCGACCTGGACCCAGATCGAGCAGTTCAGCGCCATCCACGACGTGCCCATCGGCACCCGCGCCAACGGCATGGAAGGGCTCGACACCGAGCTGATGTTCAACAGCGACCTGCACGTGCGCCACCTGCAAACCCTGCTCGACATGCAGGCCGAAGGGTCGTTCACCTACGGCGGGCGTGACAACAGCGCCGAACCGCTCTTTCCCTCGGGCGAGTGCGCCATCATCCATACCTCCTCGGCCTTTCGCGCCCGCGTCATG from the Deinococcota bacterium genome contains:
- the ugpB gene encoding sn-glycerol-3-phosphate ABC transporter substrate-binding protein UgpB, whose amino-acid sequence is MKRLKLIVSLWATLALFGGATAQTNVELWHGLGEPLGGMLESIVAAFNASQDDYVVTPAYRGTYTETLVAAIAASRAGNAPHIVQMFEVGTATMMAAGDAIVPVHQLMEDTSVEFDPDIYIPAIRGYYSLPDGSMMSMPFNSSTAVMWYNKDAFREAGLDPEDPPETWDELREAARQIVDSGTSTCGFTTSWPTWTQIEQFSAIHDVPIGTRANGMEGLDTELMFNSDLHVRHLQTLLDMQAEGSFTYGGRDNSAEPLFPSGECAIIHTSSAFRARVMNEAQFDWGVSFLPYYDDVEAAPNNSIIGGASFWVMTAPGRTDEEYRAVAEFFRYISQPEVMRAWHTESGYLPIIFGVHEELEEEGFYEENPGLNIPYEQLTRSEPTENSRGLRFGNMVEIRNIHQEEMEAALQGQQSAQQALDNAVERGNTVLRAFERANR